The following coding sequences are from one Arachis hypogaea cultivar Tifrunner chromosome 7, arahy.Tifrunner.gnm2.J5K5, whole genome shotgun sequence window:
- the LOC112702023 gene encoding uncharacterized protein isoform X2: MGAAFNGFSIREYTNKMRSVDVFKCWPFSTSPNVTAKDLHSWLPPMTPSSTSTSTSTCSTSSSSSSSFQSLRSTSTNNHQQQSLQSDQQSPPPASATLADEERLEMVCPVCREFNAATLTAVNAHIDACLAQTVRDDRRHIRITTATSTATTTSFKSSSSSHAKPKAPKKRSIAEIFKVNEQGKEQQLEQENDKEKELEKEQDKEKERDEGDEEEEPRIESVLKLWKKDGVEHEDSVVDDVSITVTKFQWLSQRLEALRSGRRGGQSAKSDAGGASGTPAEAIDDDDEEKSEMVCPVCRDFNAATVTAVNAHIDNCLAQAVRDERRQMRRSAGVSGGGFKHKPKAPKKRSIAEILTVAPPIGATKSKAIEVAKDYDEEDNGNEDNDKSSDYSGLNSAGAAAADADCDGIVVSTTKNKKSTTTKSRKKKKKKKTKEAKKKSKVVENLNSEKTITVNKQQQKKKKKKKSFFNSEVTTSSKKEDACKRKVQMPVNSFRQLKATIGTKMLAHHNVDPSIHERKLDSKISFVEKEQKVKTYEPDAKQPKSVYPFCGILKNRVKQLSGKASSSSSTQDGTDEYSCDDEYPTSDRYVRFTCKDDILGPKRRNSFEETMFNKSSDVLTTSLVKEQSSGSDRETSSLGANRSYDYAAINIDNRKEFCPIVESKEFANTLEQATAQNFLKPCPSQKTSTHPEEKSQTLTKVMLCDDNNLHPFDGGNTSTLHCSPYDDIPSPLSTDQEVKMSGTNSQLYESGSLSSIGKFIDHLEDSTFRAVPVNSDANTRTFLEPSSSYSSSYDKGNERPEFPLQTYEDNDDSSQAFGDRQFSHMLASDMIDNAFLYTAWGKGSIRNNCLDPSFFGLPLNSHGELVNFSSSGTLGTNQPETSSTLRGSLGGLPVSSTLHQDNQENLRINERQVVQKISPKDGLNSFPHYPARLAVTELPCDRDINPTDSDMCSSSFVQPPNSEVNVMRNLPIEQNQYGQVQSHKGDGVVSVKESSDHVTLSSSQPTMRLMGKDVPIGGSSKAMQQLSGDVWAGEESGRRHSSEYGASENSLLGKCSKQDLAFGRSSSTDNVVQSPKIQSSQGFRCTVLMNGHDTEFSLQFADLQRNHVSQNGSHPVSRNGISYFHPITQEPASCAMFNGAPDDFPERFMPGAKPQGLSSQSQTSNNEQAKSTSWSQRPYRSLPSWLSGPTDERLPVTFSHQFSGVSNPSFSQCIWGNKFTTPSASLNHSAQVLYPSNPLTYPSPMKTNHLSPASIAQPPHVPITSSPLNTGCRNMNMVADSVKLDHNIAKDYHPCTNTRKRPAPSALDDSRKPIKLPNIEVQENSSRMTNSGAELQRHTRVTKLDPRLDGARGRCCQNEAQKLSTTSYPAVDSFKLDGTVTGPVRLGPRAKHILRSS; encoded by the exons ATGGGAGCAGCCTTCAATGGATTCTCCATAAG GGAATACACAAACAAGATGAGGTCCGTTGATGTCTTCAAGTGCTGGCCATTCTCCACTTCCCCTAATGTCACTGCCAAAGACCTTCACTCCTGGCTTCCTCCTATGactccttcttctacttctacttctacttctacttgttctacttcttcttcttcttcttcttctttccaatCCCTAAGATCTACTTCTACCAACAACCACCAACAACAATCGCTCCAATCCGATCAACAATCTCCTCCACCTGCTTCTGCTACTCTTGCTGATGAAGAGAGACTGGAGATGGTCTGTCCAGTTTGCCGAGAATTCAACGCTGCTACGCTAACGGCGGTTAACGCTCATATAGACGCTTGTCTTGCTCAGACTGTCAGAGACGACCGCCGTCACATCAGGATCACCACCGCAACCTCTACTGCCACCACCACCTCCTTCAAGTCCTCCTCCTCGTCTCACGCCAAGCCTAAGGCTCCGAAGAAGCGCTCCATCGCTGAGATTTTCAAGGTAAACGAACAAGGAAAGGAGCAGCAGCTGGAACAAGAGAACGACAAAGAAAAGGAGCTTGAGAAGGAACAGGATAAGGAGAAGGAGAGGGACGAGGGGGATGAAGAAGAGGAGCCGCGAATTGAGAGTGTATTGAAGCTCTGGAAGAAGGACGGAGTAGAACACGAGGACTCAGTCGTTGACGATGTTTCGATTACGGTTACCAAGTTCCAGTGGCTATCGCAACGGCTCGAGGCGCTGAGATCTGGTCGCCGAGGAGGCCAATCGGCGAAATCGGACGCAGGAGGAGCCTCTGGTACGCCGGCGGAGGCGATTGACGACGACGACGAAGAAAAGTCGGAGATGGTTTGTCCTGTTTGCCGCGATTTCAACGCTGCTACCGTTACGGCTGTGAACGCGCACATCGATAACTGCCTCGCGCAGGCTGTGAGGGACGAGAGGCGGCAGATGAGGAGGAGCGCCGGTGTTAGTGGTGGCGGCTTCAAGCACAAACCTAAGGCGCCGAAGAAGCGTTCGATTGCTGAGATTCTCACCGTGGCTCCTCCGATCGGAGCTACCAAAAGCAAAGCAATCGAAGTAGCAAAGGATTATGACGAAGAAGATAATGGAAATGAAGATAATGATAAATCATCTGATTATAGTGGTCTGAATTCAGCTGGAGCAGCTGCAGCTGATGCTGATTGTGATGGTATTGTGGTTTCGACAACGAAAAACAAGAAGAGTACCACCACCAAGagtaggaagaaaaagaagaagaagaagacgaaggagGCGAAGAAGAAAAGCAAGGTGGTGGAGAATCTCAACAGCGAGAAGACGATAACTGTGAACAAGCagcagcagaagaagaagaagaaaaagaagagcttCTTCAACAGCGAAGTGACGACTTCTTCAAAGAAG GAAGATGCTTGTAAGCGTAAGGTGCAGATGCCGGTAAATAGTTTCAGACAACTGAAAGCTACAATTGGAACTAAAATGCTTGCACATCACAACGTAGATCCTTCTATCCATGAGAGAAAATTGGATTCAAAGATCTCTTTTGTTGAAAAGGAGCAGAAAGTTAAAACCTATGAACCGGATGCAAAGCAACCAAAATCAGTATATCCTTTTTGTGGCATTCTTAAGAACCGTGTAAAACAACTTTCCGGAAAGGCATCAAGTAGCAGCAGTACTCAAGATGGTACTGATGAGTACAGTTGTGATGATGAATATCCAACATCAGACAGATATGTGAGATTCACTTGTAAAGATGACATACTCGGTCCCAAAAGGAGGAATTCATTTGAAGAAACCATGTTTAATAAATCATCAGATGTGCTgactacttcattagtaaaggaGCAGTCCTCTGGAAGTGATAGAGAAACTTCAAGTTTGGGGGCAAACAGAAGTTATGACTATGCTGCCATTAACATAGACAACAGAAAGGAGTTTTGCCCTATAGTTGAAAGTAAAGAGTTTGCTAATACTCTGGAACAAGCTACTGCGCAAAATTTCTTGAAGCCGTGTCCCAGTCAAAAGACATCAACGCACCCAGAAGAGAAGTCTCAAACATTAACCAAGGTGATGCTTTGTGACGACAACAATTTACATCCGTTTGACGGAGGCAACACAAGTACATTGCATTGTTCTCCATATGATGATATTCCCAGTCCTCTTTCTACAGATCAAGAAGTGAAGATGTCTGGTACCAATTCCCAATTGTATGAATCTGGATCTTTGAGCTCCATTGGAAAGTTCATTGACCATTTGGAGGATTCTACTTTTCGGGCTGTTCCTGTGAACTCAGATGCTAATACAAGGACATTCCTAGAGCcttcatcatcatattcttcTTCTTATGATAAAGGAAATGAAAGACCAGAATTTCCTTTGCAAACTTATGAAGATAATGATGATAGTAGCCAGGCCTTTGGTGACAGACAGTTCTCTCATATGCTTGCTTCAGATATGATTGATAATGCATTCCTCTATACAGCCTGGGGAAAGGGAAGTATAAGAAATAACTGTTTGGATCCGAGCTTCTTTGGTTTGCCACTCAATTCTCATGGTGAGCTAGTCAATTTCAGTTCAAGTGGGACATTAGGGACAAACCAGCCGGAGACGTCAAGTACGTTACGTGGTTCTTTAGGTGGTCTACCAGTCAGTAGTACACTCCATCAAGATAACCAAGAAAATTTGAGGATTAATGAGAGGCAGGTTGTTCAGAAGATATCTCCAAAAGATGGTCTAAACTCATTTCCACATTATCCAGCTAGGTTGGCTGTTACTGAGTTGCCATGTGACAGAGATATCAACCCGACTGATTCTGACATGTGTTCCAGTTCTTTTGTCCAGCCACCTAACTCAGAGGTGAACGTTATGAGAAACTTACCCATTGAACAGAATCAGTATGGCCAGGTGCAGAGCCACAAGGGAGACGGGGTGGTTTCAGTGAAAGAGAGTTCAGATCATGTCACACTAAGTTCCAGCCAACCGACAATGAGGTTGATGGGTAAAGATGTTCCAATTGGTGGAAGCAGCAAAGCAATGCAACAACTCTCTGGAGATGTTTGGGCTGGTGAGGAATCAGGAAGAAGGCACTCTTCTGAATATGGTGCTTCAGAAAATTCCTTACTGGGAAAATGTTCTAAGCAGGATTTGGCATTTGGCAGATCATCATCAACTGACAACGTTGTGCAGTCCCCAAAAATTCAAAGCAGTCAAGGATTTCGATGTACTGTATTGATGAATGGTCATGACACAGAATTTTCTCTTCAATTTGCTGATCTGCAAAGGAACCATGTATCTCAAAATGGAAGTCATCCAGTCAGCAGAAATGGCATCTCTTATTTCCACCCTATTACTCAAGAACCTGCTTCATGTGCTATGTTTAATGGCGCACCTGATGACTTTCCAGAGCGATTTATGCCCGGAGCTAAACCTCAAGGACTCAGCTCTCAGTCACAG ACATCCAACAATGAACAGGCCAAATCAACATCTTGGTCTCAGAGGCCTTACAGAAGTTTACCATCGTGGTTGTCAGGCCCAACAGATGAGAGGCTACCAGTcaccttctctcaccaattttcaGGCGTAAGTAATCCAAGTTTTTCTCAATGTATTTGGGGAAACAAATTTACTACACCATCAGCATCCTTGAATCATTCGGCTCAAGTTCTCTATCCTTCTAATCCTCTGACTTATCCGAGTCCTATGAAGACAAACCATCTTAGTCCAGCATCAATTGCTCAACCTCCACATGTTCCAATTACATCCTCTCCCTTAAACACTGGTTGTAGAAACATGAATATGGTTGCAGACAGTGTGAAGTTGGATCATAACATTGCCAAAGACTATCATCCATGCACAAACACCAGGAAGAGACCTGCACCATCTGCTCTTGATGATTCCAGAAAACCAATCAAGTTACCTAACATAGAAGTGCAGGAGAACTCGAGTCGCATGACAAACTCGGGTGCAGAATTGCAAAGACACACAAGGGTGACAAAGCTCGATCCACGATTGGATGGTGCAAGAGGTAGATGTTGCCAGaatgaagcacagaagctaagtACCACAAGTTATCCTGCCGTAGATTCTTTTAAACTGGATGGCACGGTAACAGGTCCTGTCAGACTGGGTCCTAGAGCTAAGCACATCCTGAGATCCTCTTAA
- the LOC112702025 gene encoding zinc finger BED domain-containing protein RICESLEEPER 1 — protein MDLSDAVIVKSSRLKSVVWNDFDRIKKGDTCVAVCRHCKRKLSGSSSSGTSHLRNHLIRCQRRSSHGIAQYVTAKEKRKDTTVTVANFNFDNKDHKKDDPLSFVNVKLDQEQLKDENVNAGNCNFDQRRSRFDLARMIILHGYPLAMVEHVGFRVFVKNLQPLFELVTMNRVEADCIEIYDKEKQKVNEMLDKLPGKISLGADVWTTSNGSEFLCSTANYIDESWLLRRRILNFVAIDPSHTEDMLSATIMTCLMDWDIDRKLFSVVLDSTAGNDVAIRIGERLSQNRFLYCNGQLFDIRCAASVLHVMVQHALVAISELISKVRESIRYVRSSQTVQAKFDGMAKEVGIRSQKCLTVDNPFQWNTTHSMLEAVLEFKDVFILLQENDDGCTVSLSDVEWDRVSAITNYLKLFVEVTNVFTRSKYPTANIYFPELCDVKLHLIEWCNNSDEYISSLALRMRSKFDEYWEKCSLGLAVAAMLDPRFKMKLVEYYYPQIYGSTSSARINEVLDSVKALYNEHSICSPLAFHDEGLPWQVGSVRLSLPTSAKDSRDRLMGFDKFLNETSQGEGMKSDLDKYLEEPLFPRNVDFSILNWWKVHTPRYPVLSMMARNMLGIPMSKVPPELAFNTDGRVLDRDWSSLNPATIQALVCSQDWIRNELEN, from the coding sequence ATGGATTTGTCGGATGCTGTAATTGTCAAATCCAGTAGGTTGAAGTCTGTTGTATGGAATGATTTTGATAGAATTAAGAAAGGAGACACCTGTGTGGCAGTTTGTAGGCATTGTAAAAGGAAATTGAGTGGATCAAGTTCGAGTGGAACATCGCATTTGAGGAACCATTTAATCAGGTGTCAGAGAAGGTCTAGCCATGGCATAGCTCAATATGTTACAgctaaagaaaagagaaaggacaCAACTGTCACTGTTGCAAACTTCAACTTTGATAATAAAGATCACAAAAAAGATGACCCCCTTAGCTTCGTCAATGTTAAACTGGACCAGGAGCAGTTGAAAGATGAAAATGTGAATGCTGGAAACTGTAACTTCGATCAAAGGCGGAGTCGATTTGATCTTGCTCGAATGATTATTCTACATGGATATCCGTTGGCTATGGTTGAACATGTGGGTTTTAGAGTATTTGTAAAAAATCTACAGCCTTTGTTTGAGCTTGTGACGATGAATAGGGTTGAGGCAGATTGTATTGAGATTTATGACAAAGAGAAACAGAAGGTGAATGAGATGTTGGATAAATTACCTGGGAAAATCAGCCTTGGTGCCGATGTGTGGACTACATCGAATGGTTCTGAATTTTTATGCTCGACTGCAAATTACATAGATGAATCATGGTTGTTAAGGAGGAGGATTTTAAATTTTGTCGCAATTGATCCTTCCCATACTGAAGACATGCTTTCGGCTACTATCATGACTTGTCTGATGGACTGGGATATTGACCGGAAGCTGTTCTCCGTTGTCTTGGATAGTACTGCCGGCAATGACGTTGCAATAAGAATTGGGGAAAGACTTTCGCAAAACAGGTTTCTTTATTGTAATGGTCAATTATTTGATATACGCTGTGCTGCGAGTGTTCTACATGTCATGGTTCAGCATGCTCTGGTAGCTATTAGTGAATTAATCAGCAAGGTCAGAGAAAGTATTCGTTATGTTAGAAGTTCACAGACAGTACAAGCAAAGTTCGACGGGATGGCCAAAGAAGTCGGGATTAGGAGTCAAAAATGCCTAACTGTAGATAATCCATTCCAATGGAATACCACACATTCAATGCTTGAAGCTGTCTTAGAATTCAAGGATGTTTTTATTCTTTTGCAGGAAAATGATGATGGCTGCACAGTCAGCTTATCTGATGTAGAGTGGGACAGAGTCTCTGCCATTACTAACTACTTGAAACTTTTTGTGGAGGTTACAAATGTTTTCACCAGGAGCAAGTATCCAACTGCAAACATATATTTTCCTGAACTATGTGATGTCAAGTTGCATCTGATTGAATGGTGCAACAATTCTGATGAATATATTAGTTCTTTGGCATTAAGAATGCGGAGCAAGTTTGATGAATATTGGGAGAAATGTAGCTTAGGTTTGGCAGTTGCAGCCATGTTAGATCCGAGATTCAAGATGAAATTGGTAGAATATTACTATCCACAAATCTATGGTAGCACTTCTTCAGCTCGCATCAACGAGGTTCTTGACAGCGTGAAGGCTCTATACAATGAACATTCAATATGCTCGCCACTAGCTTTTCATGATGAGGGTCTGCCGTGGCAAGTTGGCAGTGTTCGACTTTCCTTACCGACTTCTGCAAAGGACTCTAGGGATAGACTCATGGGATTTGATAAATTTCTCAATGAAACTTCCCAGGGCGAAGGCATGAAATCCGATCTAGACAAGTACCTAGAAGAGCCTCTCTTTCCACGCAATGTTGATTTCAGCATATTGAATTGGTGGAAAGTTCACACTCCCAGGTATCCTGTATTATCCATGATGGCAAGAAACATGCTAGGAATTCCGATGTCAAAAGTTCCGCCGGAGTTGGCCTTCAACACCGATGGAAGGGTTCTTGATCGCGATTGGAGTTCGCTTAATCCTGCTACTATCCAAGCATTGGTTTGTTCACAAGATTGGATAAGGAATGAATTAGAAAATTAA
- the LOC112702023 gene encoding uncharacterized protein isoform X1 has protein sequence MGAAFNGFSIREYTNKMRSVDVFKCWPFSTSPNVTAKDLHSWLPPMTPSSTSTSTSTCSTSSSSSSSFQSLRSTSTNNHQQQSLQSDQQSPPPASATLADEERLEMVCPVCREFNAATLTAVNAHIDACLAQTVRDDRRHIRITTATSTATTTSFKSSSSSHAKPKAPKKRSIAEIFKVNEQGKEQQLEQENDKEKELEKEQDKEKERDEGDEEEEPRIESVLKLWKKDGVEHEDSVVDDVSITVTKFQWLSQRLEALRSGRRGGQSAKSDAGGASGTPAEAIDDDDEEKSEMVCPVCRDFNAATVTAVNAHIDNCLAQAVRDERRQMRRSAGVSGGGFKHKPKAPKKRSIAEILTVAPPIGATKSKAIEVAKDYDEEDNGNEDNDKSSDYSGLNSAGAAAADADCDGIVVSTTKNKKSTTTKSRKKKKKKKTKEAKKKSKVVENLNSEKTITVNKQQQKKKKKKKSFFNSEVTTSSKKEDACKRKVQMPVNSFRQLKATIGTKMLAHHNVDPSIHERKLDSKISFVEKEQKVKTYEPDAKQPKSVYPFCGILKNRVKQLSGKASSSSSTQDGTDEYSCDDEYPTSDRYVRFTCKDDILGPKRRNSFEETMFNKSSDVLTTSLVKEQSSGSDRETSSLGANRSYDYAAINIDNRKEFCPIVESKEFANTLEQATAQNFLKPCPSQKTSTHPEEKSQTLTKVMLCDDNNLHPFDGGNTSTLHCSPYDDIPSPLSTDQEVKMSGTNSQLYESGSLSSIGKFIDHLEDSTFRAVPVNSDANTRTFLEPSSSYSSSYDKGNERPEFPLQTYEDNDDSSQAFGDRQFSHMLASDMIDNAFLYTAWGKGSIRNNCLDPSFFGLPLNSHGELVNFSSSGTLGTNQPETSSTLRGSLGGLPVSSTLHQDNQENLRINERQVVQKISPKDGLNSFPHYPARLAVTELPCDRDINPTDSDMCSSSFVQPPNSEVNVMRNLPIEQNQYGQVQSHKGDGVVSVKESSDHVTLSSSQPTMRLMGKDVPIGGSSKAMQQLSGDVWAGEESGRRHSSEYGASENSLLGKCSKQDLAFGRSSSTDNVVQSPKIQSSQGFRCTVLMNGHDTEFSLQFADLQRNHVSQNGSHPVSRNGISYFHPITQEPASCAMFNGAPDDFPERFMPGAKPQGLSSQSQVQATPCNFSPPTYLNNGELHDRNKNPHHVAKSAFEFPFLQTSNNEQAKSTSWSQRPYRSLPSWLSGPTDERLPVTFSHQFSGVSNPSFSQCIWGNKFTTPSASLNHSAQVLYPSNPLTYPSPMKTNHLSPASIAQPPHVPITSSPLNTGCRNMNMVADSVKLDHNIAKDYHPCTNTRKRPAPSALDDSRKPIKLPNIEVQENSSRMTNSGAELQRHTRVTKLDPRLDGARGRCCQNEAQKLSTTSYPAVDSFKLDGTVTGPVRLGPRAKHILRSS, from the exons ATGGGAGCAGCCTTCAATGGATTCTCCATAAG GGAATACACAAACAAGATGAGGTCCGTTGATGTCTTCAAGTGCTGGCCATTCTCCACTTCCCCTAATGTCACTGCCAAAGACCTTCACTCCTGGCTTCCTCCTATGactccttcttctacttctacttctacttctacttgttctacttcttcttcttcttcttcttctttccaatCCCTAAGATCTACTTCTACCAACAACCACCAACAACAATCGCTCCAATCCGATCAACAATCTCCTCCACCTGCTTCTGCTACTCTTGCTGATGAAGAGAGACTGGAGATGGTCTGTCCAGTTTGCCGAGAATTCAACGCTGCTACGCTAACGGCGGTTAACGCTCATATAGACGCTTGTCTTGCTCAGACTGTCAGAGACGACCGCCGTCACATCAGGATCACCACCGCAACCTCTACTGCCACCACCACCTCCTTCAAGTCCTCCTCCTCGTCTCACGCCAAGCCTAAGGCTCCGAAGAAGCGCTCCATCGCTGAGATTTTCAAGGTAAACGAACAAGGAAAGGAGCAGCAGCTGGAACAAGAGAACGACAAAGAAAAGGAGCTTGAGAAGGAACAGGATAAGGAGAAGGAGAGGGACGAGGGGGATGAAGAAGAGGAGCCGCGAATTGAGAGTGTATTGAAGCTCTGGAAGAAGGACGGAGTAGAACACGAGGACTCAGTCGTTGACGATGTTTCGATTACGGTTACCAAGTTCCAGTGGCTATCGCAACGGCTCGAGGCGCTGAGATCTGGTCGCCGAGGAGGCCAATCGGCGAAATCGGACGCAGGAGGAGCCTCTGGTACGCCGGCGGAGGCGATTGACGACGACGACGAAGAAAAGTCGGAGATGGTTTGTCCTGTTTGCCGCGATTTCAACGCTGCTACCGTTACGGCTGTGAACGCGCACATCGATAACTGCCTCGCGCAGGCTGTGAGGGACGAGAGGCGGCAGATGAGGAGGAGCGCCGGTGTTAGTGGTGGCGGCTTCAAGCACAAACCTAAGGCGCCGAAGAAGCGTTCGATTGCTGAGATTCTCACCGTGGCTCCTCCGATCGGAGCTACCAAAAGCAAAGCAATCGAAGTAGCAAAGGATTATGACGAAGAAGATAATGGAAATGAAGATAATGATAAATCATCTGATTATAGTGGTCTGAATTCAGCTGGAGCAGCTGCAGCTGATGCTGATTGTGATGGTATTGTGGTTTCGACAACGAAAAACAAGAAGAGTACCACCACCAAGagtaggaagaaaaagaagaagaagaagacgaaggagGCGAAGAAGAAAAGCAAGGTGGTGGAGAATCTCAACAGCGAGAAGACGATAACTGTGAACAAGCagcagcagaagaagaagaagaaaaagaagagcttCTTCAACAGCGAAGTGACGACTTCTTCAAAGAAG GAAGATGCTTGTAAGCGTAAGGTGCAGATGCCGGTAAATAGTTTCAGACAACTGAAAGCTACAATTGGAACTAAAATGCTTGCACATCACAACGTAGATCCTTCTATCCATGAGAGAAAATTGGATTCAAAGATCTCTTTTGTTGAAAAGGAGCAGAAAGTTAAAACCTATGAACCGGATGCAAAGCAACCAAAATCAGTATATCCTTTTTGTGGCATTCTTAAGAACCGTGTAAAACAACTTTCCGGAAAGGCATCAAGTAGCAGCAGTACTCAAGATGGTACTGATGAGTACAGTTGTGATGATGAATATCCAACATCAGACAGATATGTGAGATTCACTTGTAAAGATGACATACTCGGTCCCAAAAGGAGGAATTCATTTGAAGAAACCATGTTTAATAAATCATCAGATGTGCTgactacttcattagtaaaggaGCAGTCCTCTGGAAGTGATAGAGAAACTTCAAGTTTGGGGGCAAACAGAAGTTATGACTATGCTGCCATTAACATAGACAACAGAAAGGAGTTTTGCCCTATAGTTGAAAGTAAAGAGTTTGCTAATACTCTGGAACAAGCTACTGCGCAAAATTTCTTGAAGCCGTGTCCCAGTCAAAAGACATCAACGCACCCAGAAGAGAAGTCTCAAACATTAACCAAGGTGATGCTTTGTGACGACAACAATTTACATCCGTTTGACGGAGGCAACACAAGTACATTGCATTGTTCTCCATATGATGATATTCCCAGTCCTCTTTCTACAGATCAAGAAGTGAAGATGTCTGGTACCAATTCCCAATTGTATGAATCTGGATCTTTGAGCTCCATTGGAAAGTTCATTGACCATTTGGAGGATTCTACTTTTCGGGCTGTTCCTGTGAACTCAGATGCTAATACAAGGACATTCCTAGAGCcttcatcatcatattcttcTTCTTATGATAAAGGAAATGAAAGACCAGAATTTCCTTTGCAAACTTATGAAGATAATGATGATAGTAGCCAGGCCTTTGGTGACAGACAGTTCTCTCATATGCTTGCTTCAGATATGATTGATAATGCATTCCTCTATACAGCCTGGGGAAAGGGAAGTATAAGAAATAACTGTTTGGATCCGAGCTTCTTTGGTTTGCCACTCAATTCTCATGGTGAGCTAGTCAATTTCAGTTCAAGTGGGACATTAGGGACAAACCAGCCGGAGACGTCAAGTACGTTACGTGGTTCTTTAGGTGGTCTACCAGTCAGTAGTACACTCCATCAAGATAACCAAGAAAATTTGAGGATTAATGAGAGGCAGGTTGTTCAGAAGATATCTCCAAAAGATGGTCTAAACTCATTTCCACATTATCCAGCTAGGTTGGCTGTTACTGAGTTGCCATGTGACAGAGATATCAACCCGACTGATTCTGACATGTGTTCCAGTTCTTTTGTCCAGCCACCTAACTCAGAGGTGAACGTTATGAGAAACTTACCCATTGAACAGAATCAGTATGGCCAGGTGCAGAGCCACAAGGGAGACGGGGTGGTTTCAGTGAAAGAGAGTTCAGATCATGTCACACTAAGTTCCAGCCAACCGACAATGAGGTTGATGGGTAAAGATGTTCCAATTGGTGGAAGCAGCAAAGCAATGCAACAACTCTCTGGAGATGTTTGGGCTGGTGAGGAATCAGGAAGAAGGCACTCTTCTGAATATGGTGCTTCAGAAAATTCCTTACTGGGAAAATGTTCTAAGCAGGATTTGGCATTTGGCAGATCATCATCAACTGACAACGTTGTGCAGTCCCCAAAAATTCAAAGCAGTCAAGGATTTCGATGTACTGTATTGATGAATGGTCATGACACAGAATTTTCTCTTCAATTTGCTGATCTGCAAAGGAACCATGTATCTCAAAATGGAAGTCATCCAGTCAGCAGAAATGGCATCTCTTATTTCCACCCTATTACTCAAGAACCTGCTTCATGTGCTATGTTTAATGGCGCACCTGATGACTTTCCAGAGCGATTTATGCCCGGAGCTAAACCTCAAGGACTCAGCTCTCAGTCACAGGTACAAGCTACTCCTTGCAATTTCAGCCCGCCAACATACCTAAACAACGGCGAGCTGCATGACAGGAACAAAAATCCTCATCATGTTGCGAAATCAGCCTTTGAATTTCCTTTCTTGCAGACATCCAACAATGAACAGGCCAAATCAACATCTTGGTCTCAGAGGCCTTACAGAAGTTTACCATCGTGGTTGTCAGGCCCAACAGATGAGAGGCTACCAGTcaccttctctcaccaattttcaGGCGTAAGTAATCCAAGTTTTTCTCAATGTATTTGGGGAAACAAATTTACTACACCATCAGCATCCTTGAATCATTCGGCTCAAGTTCTCTATCCTTCTAATCCTCTGACTTATCCGAGTCCTATGAAGACAAACCATCTTAGTCCAGCATCAATTGCTCAACCTCCACATGTTCCAATTACATCCTCTCCCTTAAACACTGGTTGTAGAAACATGAATATGGTTGCAGACAGTGTGAAGTTGGATCATAACATTGCCAAAGACTATCATCCATGCACAAACACCAGGAAGAGACCTGCACCATCTGCTCTTGATGATTCCAGAAAACCAATCAAGTTACCTAACATAGAAGTGCAGGAGAACTCGAGTCGCATGACAAACTCGGGTGCAGAATTGCAAAGACACACAAGGGTGACAAAGCTCGATCCACGATTGGATGGTGCAAGAGGTAGATGTTGCCAGaatgaagcacagaagctaagtACCACAAGTTATCCTGCCGTAGATTCTTTTAAACTGGATGGCACGGTAACAGGTCCTGTCAGACTGGGTCCTAGAGCTAAGCACATCCTGAGATCCTCTTAA
- the LOC112702024 gene encoding HVA22-like protein f: protein MGVLGTVARNLDTIVGPGAMLLYPLYASMRAIESPSTLDDQQWLTYWVLYSFITLFELSFHKVLSWLPFWPYMKLVICMWLVLPMFNGAAYIYENYVRRYINVTSYGANDYTMKNKKAIQMMSFDARKAVERYIDRHGPQAFEKVISAAEREANKH from the exons ATGGGTGTCCTTGGAACAGTGGCAAGAAATTTGGATACAATAGTAgg GCCAGGAGCAATGCTTCTTTACCCGCT aTACGCATCAATGAGGGCGATTGAGAGTCCTTCAACCTTAGATGATCAACAGTGGCTAACGTATTGGGTTTTGTACTCCTTTATAACCCTCTTTGAGCTTTCATTTCATAAGGTCCTATCTTG GTTACCGTTTTGGCCATACATGAAGCTTGTAATATGCATGTGGCTGGTGCTGCCAATGTTCAATGGAGCAGCATATATATATGAGAATTATGTGAGGAGATACATAAATGTAACGAGCTATGGAGCTAATGATTATACCATGAAGAACAAGAAGGCGATTCAGATGATGAGCTTCGATGCTAGGAAAGCTGTTGAACGCTACATCGATAGACATGGCCCTCAAGCCTTTGAAAAAGTTATCAGTGCTGCTGAGAGAGAAGCAAACAAGCACTGA